The Megalops cyprinoides isolate fMegCyp1 chromosome 11, fMegCyp1.pri, whole genome shotgun sequence genomic sequence TAGTCAGTAATATTGCAACAAGGACAGCTGCTGCTTGTgtaatctgcattttaaaatggagtCAGCTCACACATTAGCTTCGCTGTTCCACCCACATTCAGTATGTGACTCCACTTACGCCGGCTGCCCAATTTGGCGAGAAAATTTCAGCACAGCCCCACCTCCGATGTGTGCATTCCTTTCGGCTCACTCCCACATCTTCTACGGTGAATGGAACTGAACGTGGGGggaagataaataaatacatttcattaataataacaattaatacGAGTGAAGCGAGACATGGTGATAGCTTTAAGATAGGCATGTTAACTGTTAACACAAAGATGGGAGCACTGATTGAGGCCTAAGCGCTGCTCTTGTCAGTATGATAGCGACACTCTTCTACAAAgacgccccccacccctcctccactGTCCTCCCCATCCACTGGCTTTTCTTAGCCCACTCCCAGACAGGCACCCAACtccacagctccccctgctggcagcaACCCTGCAGCGACAATCGAATTACTCAGCTTGGTCTTCAGCCACACCCTTactgtcagccaatcacatcacTTCATTTCAGAGCCTgaacacagaggctgcagacAGAAGCGGCTGCAACAGCAGTATATGTGGCTTTTGCCCTTTGGGTAATGTAAATCTTGGtggctgtgtttgagtgagtcCAGCCTGTTTCCTCTCACCTGACACCCTCTGCCTGATGCTCTCCCCAGCTACTGCGTGGTGAAGGGGGGAGCCACACTGTTGGCACTGGCAGCGGTGGCGCTGGCGATGGAGAAGCcagtagggggcgctgtggagCTGTGGGTGGGCTGCACGTCCTTGGGGATGCCGCTGTGCGAGGCCAGCTGGTGGCCGAAGGCCGCGCTGAACTGGGGGAGCTGCTGCTTGGGCAGGATGGAGGTCAGCAGGTCGTGCGGGGAGGAGGACGGGGAGGAGGTGCCGGTCTGGGGGAGCGCGGAGAGGGCCGCCGTGGGCTGCAGGGTCAGGGAGTGCGTGGTGGAGGGCGGCGTGGACAGGGAGGTGGACAGGAGGTGGCCCTCCGGCCCGATGAGGTTGCCGAACTGCGCGGGGTCCgtcagggggagggagaggttGTTCCagggggagcggggcggggccgggACCCCGCCGAGGGGCACCTCCAGCAGGAGGGCGGAGTCCGTGTGGAAGGAGGCCGGGTGGGGCGAGGAGACGTGGTCGCTGTAAGGCGACGGCACGTGCTCACTGCTGTACTGGCTGCCGTGGGGCGACGAGCGGGACGCTTCCGGCTTGGCCAGCAGGTGCGAGGGGTGCGTCCGTGCAAATGCCCGCTCCACCAGCGGGCCCAGGGCAGCGGCGGTTGGCGTGGccgtggggggcgggggctgggaTGAGGGGGCGGGGTTGTAGTGCCCCTCGGCCGAGTGGAGCAGGTTGTCATCCAGCTCCAGGCTGGAGAAATTCTCCGGCAGGATTCGGCCGTTCAGCAGGTCCCCCATGGCCCCGCCCTGACCCCCCTGCCCGGAGAAGGGGGCCATGGAGCCCAGGCACACCAGAGAATCCGGGTACGAGCCCATGGCCTGTAGCGCGCGAACcagctcctccgcctcctctgTGGTGGGCAGCAACTCCCCGTTcttacctgcacacacacacacacacacacacacacacacacacacacacacacaattatatcAGCTGATTCTTCAATAATCTGGAAATTTTCCCCTGGTTATCAGGGAAAATATTAAACTATTTTCAGCATACAGTTTTGGGAACACAGCGATCTAAAATAGACATGagattaaaaatgataataataaatacttaaATCTATGATCTGGATTTACTATCAATTTAATATCAGTGTGACTGGACTAAAGCATGACCTTGCAGCATTTAACAGACCATTTCTAATTCTGTAGCTGGGACACAGGACATTCTACTCGCAACACAGCCTGAAACCAGCACAATCTTACTACAGTGCAATCGGGGCTAGGGGAAGTCATGACAGGAGGGTACTGTCTGCTACAGTGCGTTTTAAGGAAGGTACCTTCAAACAAGTCAAAGTCCTGTAGGTCATCTGGTAGCCGAGGCAACACATCCGAGAAATCCTCCTGGTTCAGCTCCAGGTCGTTTGGaatgtcagtgatgtcattggTGATGTCGTCAGGAAGCTCGTCTGTACTCAGGTCGGGGGTTGAAGGACTCCTGCCAAGAAACGGGACGAAACGATGAGGGacggctctgtgctgctgctgccgcccaAGGACAACTGCAGAGGCCATTCTCCCCTCTTAAAGAAATGCCACTGGATAGCATAACCATATGAAAAGAAACCAGGGGTCGTAGGTCAGAGGGCACCGTGACGGACCTGATGCTGGTGGCCTGAGCGGGCAGTGACAGGCTGGAGGGCATTCCCAGGTTCCCCTGGGGCACGGCAGGGGGGATGGGCTTCTGCGGTCGCCGCGGCCCTCTCCTCCGCTTCTTCTTGTGTTTCTTGGTGAGCGCGGGAGGCTTGGTCTTTTTCCGCGGCTtacgctgctgctgctgttgctgctgctgctgctgctggtgctgctggtgctgctggtgctgcacCCTGCGGTTACTGTCTCCTCGCAGGAAATTATCCTGCAACGGAAGCCACGTTACTCAGCAAGGTAGAACTGAACGCAGACAGCATGCTAGCAAAGACTGTTTATCACtacagagaatacacactctTGTTCTTGGAAAAGGAGTTCCAGTCCCCACTTAAACAGCTATAACACTAAGGAGTTCCTGTAATGGGACTTTCGGTTCAGCAATGAGGGGAATGAACTTTCAAAGCAAAGCGAAGCGCGACATCCTCCCTTCTGACCTTTAAGACGCCAGAGAGCACAACCCACACTTGCTGAGGAAGTTACCACAGAACACACGCAGCACTGAATCCCTGTACTCTCTGTACAATACGGCACAGTCGCGAAGAGCTGTTGAAGGCCGCGATGCCCCAACTGTGGGAACGGTGGGCGGCGGACCGCGGACCCACCATTTTTTTGGCGTGCTCCTCGCAGAGGGGGGTCTGGTGCGTGATGTCGAACACGGGGATGGAGCACTGCTGGCCGTCGGCGAACCTGGCTGTGCAGCTGGAGAAGAGCTGCTGGGAGCGGTTCAGCAGGATGTCTGCGCAGAGGGGTCAAGGAAGCGCACGGGCGCAGGGGGCGCAGGCAGCGGGGAGCCGTTCCGCCCTACTGCGACGGgtgtgggtcggcgagcgagcgagttccgaaccgaggttctcactgctcgctgccgACCCCTTGCGGCTGGCGTCGTTGCcagctgagctaaaggcaaattgccgttagccgATCGGCAACAACGCcacttaaccaggtctcgggggagtggcgtagccgctgcaaccgctcggctacctgctacccgctacctaaggctttttacgcaggactcacacgagctattACTTCAGATCTCCTACACTATCACCACTACGACACCCCTGCCAGACTCTGTTCTGCCTGGCTTTCCACTTTGCCTTTCACTTCTTTGTCAGGCCAAGAGAAAAACACTAGTGAACCTCGACTCCTGTAAATCCCACTGGAAACTGTTTCATCAGGCAGAGTAAGACTGTCAGGAAATATCACTGGAGGCTTTCTTTggaaattatgtaaaatttagCCTAGCcattgaaagaataaatatctGAACAGCCTCACAACTATTCCTTGCTCTTATCCGAAGTTCATTCTTCTCTCTAGAAATACATGTGTGTCATACCTATAGCTACGTATGCCAACATTATATCTGCCACAGAAGTGAACAGAACTTTCACAATGACTTAAACAAAACATAGCTAGTCGTAtctaacatgtttttttccatgtgagctggctgaaaaacaaaagcatgaaaatGCTAATCTCCCAACTAGGTGTCCAAACTGACATATTGTTGCACTTATTCaaatttttctgaaatatcacagcacactgcaaaaCCAAGGCAGAAGAGCCTGGCCCACCAGGAAAGAGCTAGCTGTAAGGACGTCGAGACTGCGGATATCCACCAGGACACTGGTCAGGaggtttcccagaatgcagtgcagCGGGGCTGCTGGAAGGATACGCTGGAAGCACTGTCGCGTGTAAGGCAGCGCTCGGTTGCTGCAGGGCTGGCCCTTAGTGCTGCCCGTACAGAGTCCCGGCCCCGCGTCCTTCGGCACCTCCGACCGAGCCCTGCGGACACAAAACCCCACCGATCAGCACAACGCCACACTGAAAACTGCTGTCCTCTGGCAGGCACGTTCTCATGCACAGAACCCCGGGTACAGCTCCTACAGACCAATTCCTCAAAACAGAATCTTATGAGCGTTGGTGTGAGCGGACCTGCGGTTTGCGCAGGGGTCTGTGAAGGCCGGCGGGTGTCCGCGGGTGCGCCGTACCTGGCGGGCGTCTGAGAGGCTCTGCACAGCTCCTGGAGCAGCTGGCCGGCGCAGTCCGGGTCCTTGGTGGCGGCGTGCAGCAGAGCCTTCCGGAAGGCGCAGCAGTACCGCCTCTGGCGCATGGCCGCCCTCTCCTGCCTGCACAGGTGCTTGTATTTGTGCCGCAGGTAAGTGCAGAGCCGGGCCAGCCTCGAGCTGCGGCAGCCGTCCGACTCCTCGTCCGAGCTGCGGGGACAAGGGGCACAAGGAAGCCCTCTGAGCTGTCAGAGCTGGTCTGTGATTTACTGTACGTTCTAAAGCTGCGTAAAGGTTTGAACGTGTGGTTGAGACTATAAACACGCCAAAAAAACGGATTCTTGGGTGAAACTGTTTAGGAAGCACAGCAAACATAAAACTCCTCTGAGTCAAATAAAGCTAAGTCAATAAGCTATGCCTCCAGAGAAAATACTGACAGAGCTTTTTCTGCTTCAAAGTCAATATCGTCTTTGAGCTCTCAGAGATGTGTTTCAGTTTCGTTTGTTTTACCTGTCCTGGGAGAATCTCTCCTGTAGTCTCCAGGTGTATTGGTGTGGTGGgactctctccatctcatcttcatcttcagcgCTGTCTTCAGACCAGTCCAACcctgacaaaacacacactgtaagTCCAACGCTGGCCAACATACAGTTAAAAAATCTAACCAAGGCCAATACAGGCTTTCACCCTTACTAGCTAAGCATACTGACCCCTgtcaaaacagcacagctaacAAATGTCTGTGTggagcctgtctgtctgtgtggtcttCCAAAATAACCTCTCGTTCCAGTTTGCCTAGTGAATTAACCGGACACACCTGTCAGTCGCTGACAGTTAAGACAGTCATTACCTCCATTCACTCATCGGGTGCCTTGGGTGAGAACACTATGTTATGTTCAATGAACAATGTTAATTATACAGTGCTGAAATTACACAGAACCTTCCCCACTAAACAGACTCTCCTACAATACTGCACTGTGGTGTTCTAAGACGTTAGGTAGATTACACCAGAAGTAATTGCCTAAACTGAGCAAGTTCTGGGCTGGCCAGAAAAGTTTAACCAGGCACTTCTAAATGAAACAACGCAGTTCACGAAATCTCTCCCCAGGGCAGGACAGGACAGGGGAGCATTACCATTTTATATCTTTAAAACCTGGCCTGGgacattaaaactgaaaacccCTGCGACGGCAAAAGTGCGCCATGGAGAAAATCAGTGGTAAAAACGAGAGCCGCACCTAGATGAGGGAAGAGGTCtccgtgctgctgctgccgctg encodes the following:
- the LOC118785513 gene encoding INO80 complex subunit D-like, with the protein product MYEGKHIHFSEVDNKPLCSYSPKLCKQRRLNGYAFCIRHVLEDKTAPFKQCEYVAKYNSQRCTNPIPKSEDRRYCNSHLQVLGFIPKKERKKKHDALEDMRPRAHLESVALNITVPSLALRTPNGLDEPPPSPLRPRLLAFSEAELLDPFAFHEEETDGEEGAPRKVAAVVRKKPPSRPGLGHRLRLPGPNPLKPKAEHFSPSPLPSQRPASPKHSVLPPQPPGLLPQMQHSYLPSSGLPGLQQGSLCKPAPPHTSGPPPPGLPLSATHSPAPPSGPSLSKKPPPIAPAPPQVPPSSSRDGSQRHTVTMRSASFSPSPACLVRLRRLVQLCSQRQQQHGDLFPHLGLDWSEDSAEDEDEMERVPPHQYTWRLQERFSQDSSDEESDGCRSSRLARLCTYLRHKYKHLCRQERAAMRQRRYCCAFRKALLHAATKDPDCAGQLLQELCRASQTPARARSEVPKDAGPGLCTGSTKGQPCSNRALPYTRQCFQHILLNRSQQLFSSCTARFADGQQCSIPVFDITHQTPLCEEHAKKMDNFLRGDSNRRVQHQQHQQHQQQQQQQQQQQRKPRKKTKPPALTKKHKKKRRRGPRRPQKPIPPAVPQGNLGMPSSLSLPAQATSIRSPSTPDLSTDELPDDITNDITDIPNDLELNQEDFSDVLPRLPDDLQDFDLFEGKNGELLPTTEEAEELVRALQAMGSYPDSLVCLGSMAPFSGQGGQGGAMGDLLNGRILPENFSSLELDDNLLHSAEGHYNPAPSSQPPPPTATPTAAALGPLVERAFARTHPSHLLAKPEASRSSPHGSQYSSEHVPSPYSDHVSSPHPASFHTDSALLLEVPLGGVPAPPRSPWNNLSLPLTDPAQFGNLIGPEGHLLSTSLSTPPSTTHSLTLQPTAALSALPQTGTSSPSSSPHDLLTSILPKQQLPQFSAAFGHQLASHSGIPKDVQPTHSSTAPPTGFSIASATAASANSVAPPFTTQ